Genomic segment of Myxococcus stipitatus:
AGCGCCCCACCAGATCCGAGTGCTTCTCCGGCCCCAGCATGACGGCGCCGCCCGCGGTGCCGAAGCCCTTGCCCAGCGAGCCCACGATGATGGTGCGCGAGTTGACCTCGCCCCCCATCGTCGCCCGCACGAAGCCCTCGCCCGTCTGGCCATAGATGGAGAGCGAGTGTGAGTCGTCGAAGTAGAGGAACAGCCCGTACCTGTCCTGGAGGGCGAACAGGTCCTTCACGATGGCCACGCCGCCCATCGAGTAGAAGCCGTCCGCGACGTAGGCCACGCGCGCGTGCTTGCGGCAGAGGTCCTCCAGGAAGTCCAGGTCGTTGTGCGGAGCGGTGATGACATGCGTCTCGTCCGCGCAGATGGGCTTGATGAGGTTCATCGAGAAGTGCGCCGACTTGTCGAAGACCAGGATGGGTTTCTGGGAGTCCGGCAGCAGGTGGCCCGAGGCGATGAGGGGGAGCAGTCCCGCGCTGGCGGAGCTGGCGGAGTTCGTGACGAGCGTCTTCGCGCGCCAGAGGTGCGTCAGCTCCTCCTCGAGCGCATCCAGGTCCGCCAGCCGTATGCGCAATCGGGAGATGGACATGCACATCGTCCGCTCGCGCTGGAGGATCTCGATGGCGCCCTGGAGGACGTCGGGATGCGAGTCCAGCCCCAGGTACGAGCAGGAACAGGTGTTGATGAACTCGCGTCCGTCCGGGAGCGCGAGGGTGCCTCGCCCGGTGTTGTGCACGGACAGGTCCAGCAGTCCCGCCTCCTTCGCCGCGGTGAAGGAAGGGTTGCCGTGCCCAATCATCGACTCGGTGTTGCGATAGCGATTCTTGAGTTCCATGGCGGCTTACTCCTGCGCATCGAGACCTGGGATGAACGCATCGGCTCCGACCCGCGTCTCCGGCGACGCCAGGACGCGGTCGAGCAGCACGACGAAGTCGTCACACCACCGTCGAGGCGTGTCCGGCTCGAACAGGTCGGTGTTGAACTCGAGCAGGCCCGTGAAGCCGTCCGCCGTCTCCTCCAGGGAGAGGGTCAGCTCGTAGACGGCGGCCCCTCGGTCCGAGGCCATGGGGACGAGCGCGAGCTCGGGCAGCGCCAGCGCCTCCGTGGGCG
This window contains:
- a CDS encoding aminotransferase class I/II-fold pyridoxal phosphate-dependent enzyme, coding for MELKNRYRNTESMIGHGNPSFTAAKEAGLLDLSVHNTGRGTLALPDGREFINTCSCSYLGLDSHPDVLQGAIEILQRERTMCMSISRLRIRLADLDALEEELTHLWRAKTLVTNSASSASAGLLPLIASGHLLPDSQKPILVFDKSAHFSMNLIKPICADETHVITAPHNDLDFLEDLCRKHARVAYVADGFYSMGGVAIVKDLFALQDRYGLFLYFDDSHSLSIYGQTGEGFVRATMGGEVNSRTIIVGSLGKGFGTAGGAVMLGPEKHSDLVGRFAGPLGWSQSLAIPAIGASVASARLHGTPELTARQKALRDNVRYFDERVPTRTAGEDFPIKIIDVGPEELAVERSRRLMERGFYASAVFFPIVPKGRAGLRIMLRSNIAPEDLQRLCDAVLELASPGT